In Chlorogloeopsis sp. ULAP01, the genomic window GTGGGTTATGGTTATGCCAAGCGCGGTTGTCCGGTTTGGTTAATAGAAGCCTTAGAGGATTGGCGCAAAGCTGCGATTTCCCAACATTTGATCACAATGTTTCATGAAATCTATGCTTTTGGCCCGATTTGGACAAGTCAGTTTTGGACATCACCACTACAAAGAAATTTAGCTACTCGTCTGGTGCGTTTGAGCGATCGCTGTCTTACCAGCAAGCAACTATATGCTGAGATAATAGGTAAATTGAGTCAAGGAAAACACTCTCAGATTCCGACTTTACCAGTTTTTTCTAATGTAGGTGAGCCAAAAAATCTTACTCCTCTATCAAAACGTCCTCGGCGTTTGGTAGTATTTGGTGGTGGCGGGCCGCGTTCTCGTGTTTATCAGCACTCACAATTAGCTTTACAGCGCACTTGTCGCGAGTTGGGAATTGAGGAAATATTAGATATTGGCCCTGCTTTGGATTTTGAGATTCAGCCAATAAATGGTATTCCTGTTGTCAAATTGGGAATTAGATCAGCTGATGATATCAGCAACTTATTAGCAAACTCAGTGGCAGGTTTTTTTAATTACCATACTGAATTCCTGACAAAATCAACAATTTTCGCTGCTTATTGTGCTCACAGATTACTACCTGTAGGTGTATGGTATGAAGGTAAAAATGGAGATGGTCTAGAAGCAAGCAAACATTACTGGTTGGCAGATAGATATCATAACAAGATGAACTTATCAGAAGGGCAGATAGTTGCAGATAATGCTTATGCTTGGTATGAAAAGCACCAATTATCAGTTCAAGCTCATACCTTTTTTACTTATCTAGGTAGCAACTTGTCGGGTGGTGATAATGTTAGAAACCAGGTATCATCGGTTGGGTTTAACTGATGTATTCTTATGATGTATCTGTATAAGGATGCTCACGAAAAATTAGCTTTGTATTTCTAATTTAAATTGCTGAAGATGTAGCGATCGCCGATCAAACCATCCAAGTAATTTTGTTGGGTAAAGGTAGATGAAAAAAAAGGTGTTAGTCACTGGTGGAGCGGGTTACATTGGCTCCCATGTTGTCCGTCAGCTTGGCGAGGCAGACTACGACGTGGTGGTGTTTGACAATTGCTCAACTGGTTCACCACAGTCAGTACTACATGGTGAGTTGATTGTCGGCGATTTAGCAGACGTAGACAGACTTTACCAGATACTAGCCCAACATGAATTTAGTGCAGTACTACACTTTGCTGCTAGTTTGATTGTGCCAGAATCTGTCGCTCGTCCCCTCGACTACTACGCTAACAACACCCGCAATACTCTGAACTTGCTTCGTTGCTGTAGTGTGATGGGCATCAACCAATTTATTTTTTCTAGCACGGCAGCAGTTTATGGAGAAGCCCAAGAAAATCCCGTTACTGAGTCTACCCCAACCTTGCCTATTAATCCCTATGGACGCTCAAAGCTGATGAGTGAATGGCTGATTCAAGACTACGCAAAAGCATCTTCTCTACGTTATGTCATTCTTCGTTACTTCAATGTCGCCGGAGCCGAGCCGGGGGGAAGATTGGGGCAAATGTCACCAAATGCAACTCATTTAATTAGAGCAGCTTGTGATGCGGCACTCAAGCGCAAACCAGAAATGCGGATTTTTGGTACTGATTTTCCTACACCAGATGGAACAGGAATCCGAGACTATATCCACGTTGAAGATTTAGCAGCTGCGCACTTAGATGCATTAGGCTATCTAGAGCAAGATGGGGAAAGTCAAATTCTCAACTGCGGTTATGGGCAAGGCTACAGTGTGCGGCAAGTTATTGAACGGGTGAAAGCAATTTCCGGGGTGGATTTTCCGG contains:
- the galE gene encoding UDP-glucose 4-epimerase GalE, whose product is MKKKVLVTGGAGYIGSHVVRQLGEADYDVVVFDNCSTGSPQSVLHGELIVGDLADVDRLYQILAQHEFSAVLHFAASLIVPESVARPLDYYANNTRNTLNLLRCCSVMGINQFIFSSTAAVYGEAQENPVTESTPTLPINPYGRSKLMSEWLIQDYAKASSLRYVILRYFNVAGAEPGGRLGQMSPNATHLIRAACDAALKRKPEMRIFGTDFPTPDGTGIRDYIHVEDLAAAHLDALGYLEQDGESQILNCGYGQGYSVRQVIERVKAISGVDFPVVESDRRSGDPACVTACAEQIRKVLGWQPKYNDLDQIVYTTLAWEKRKEGLISI
- a CDS encoding glycosyltransferase family 1 protein — its product is MNELDWITAIVPRLPPAVDGVGDYALNLAKQMRQDFGVNTTFLIGDPNWSGQAIVEGFPVQQVTEQSTQALLKLLSSHEHSTKVVLLHYVGYGYAKRGCPVWLIEALEDWRKAAISQHLITMFHEIYAFGPIWTSQFWTSPLQRNLATRLVRLSDRCLTSKQLYAEIIGKLSQGKHSQIPTLPVFSNVGEPKNLTPLSKRPRRLVVFGGGGPRSRVYQHSQLALQRTCRELGIEEILDIGPALDFEIQPINGIPVVKLGIRSADDISNLLANSVAGFFNYHTEFLTKSTIFAAYCAHRLLPVGVWYEGKNGDGLEASKHYWLADRYHNKMNLSEGQIVADNAYAWYEKHQLSVQAHTFFTYLGSNLSGGDNVRNQVSSVGFN